The proteins below are encoded in one region of Terriglobales bacterium:
- a CDS encoding efflux RND transporter periplasmic adaptor subunit, producing the protein MTKRMILMLSVVAVVLGGLGFVKFQQIQAAAQAGFQPPPEAVTTIVAQQEEWPATLSAIGTVVAVQGVTVSADLPGIVDRIAFESGKPVREGDVLVELDTRQERAQLVAAEAQRDLARVNFERLQGLVNEGVISQAEYDRAAAEQRATEARVAEIRATIERKTIRAPFSGILGIRQVNLGQYVSGGSAIVPLQALHPIYVNFGVPQQVAGQVKVGHNVRVTTDDLAGVEFEGRVTAIDSIVDERTRNVQVQATLANPQGKLRPGMFVRAALGLGASRPVVTLPASAISYAPYGDSVFVVSDLTDQNGRTYRGVRQQFVKVEGARGDQVGVVSGVNPGDEVVTSGVFKLRNGAAVQVNNEVQPGNNPAPKPEDS; encoded by the coding sequence ATGACGAAGCGAATGATTCTGATGTTGAGCGTGGTCGCGGTAGTCCTGGGCGGCCTTGGTTTTGTGAAGTTCCAGCAGATTCAGGCAGCGGCACAGGCCGGCTTCCAGCCGCCTCCTGAAGCGGTGACCACGATCGTGGCGCAACAAGAGGAATGGCCGGCGACGCTGTCGGCGATCGGCACGGTGGTGGCGGTCCAGGGCGTGACGGTGAGCGCGGACCTTCCCGGCATTGTCGATCGCATCGCCTTCGAGTCCGGCAAGCCGGTGCGCGAGGGAGACGTGCTGGTGGAGCTTGATACCCGGCAGGAGCGAGCTCAACTGGTGGCCGCGGAGGCGCAGCGCGATCTGGCCCGGGTCAACTTCGAGCGGCTGCAGGGCCTGGTGAACGAAGGCGTGATTTCCCAGGCGGAGTACGACCGTGCGGCCGCCGAGCAGAGAGCTACCGAGGCCCGGGTGGCGGAGATCCGGGCGACCATCGAGCGCAAGACGATCCGTGCGCCCTTCTCGGGGATCCTCGGCATACGCCAGGTGAACCTGGGACAGTACGTTTCGGGCGGGAGCGCGATCGTCCCGCTGCAAGCGCTGCACCCCATCTACGTGAACTTCGGCGTGCCGCAGCAGGTGGCGGGCCAGGTGAAGGTCGGGCATAACGTGCGCGTCACCACCGACGACCTGGCAGGAGTGGAGTTCGAGGGCCGGGTGACGGCGATTGACTCGATCGTGGACGAACGCACGCGCAACGTGCAGGTGCAGGCGACGCTGGCGAATCCGCAAGGCAAGCTGCGCCCCGGAATGTTCGTGCGGGCCGCGCTTGGGCTGGGCGCCAGCCGCCCGGTGGTGACGCTGCCGGCCTCGGCGATCAGCTACGCGCCCTATGGCGACTCGGTGTTCGTGGTCTCCGACCTGACGGACCAGAACGGCCGGACTTACCGCGGGGTGCGGCAGCAGTTCGTCAAAGTCGAAGGGGCGCGGGGCGACCAGGTGGGCGTGGTCTCCGGAGTGAATCCGGGCGATGAAGTCGTGACCTCAGGGGTGTTCAAGCTGCGCAACGGCGCCGCCGTCCAGGTGAACAACGAAGTGCAGCCGGGGAACAATCCGGCTCCCAAGCCTGAGGATAGCTGA
- a CDS encoding efflux RND transporter permease subunit — protein MRFTDIFVKRPVLAMVVSLVILIAGLQSIRSLSVRQYPRSDIAVVRVSTVYVGADADLVRGFITTPLERVIASADGIDYMESSSTLGLSTITVHLKLNYDTNAALTQIQAKVAQVRNDLPPEAEAPVIELETADTQFAAMYIGFSSTDLDQNQITDYLTRVVQPKLSAISGVQRAEILGDRTFAMRIWLKPDRMAALAISPSAVQEALARNNHLSALGRTKGSMVSVNLVANTDLRTPEEFRQLVVKEENGVVVRLGEIADVVLGAENYDEDVRFNGEAATFMGIWVLPTANSLEVIKEVRKAIPEIEAQLPAGMKVGIPYDSTEYIQDAIDEVLSTLTETLIIVILVIFLFLGSMRSVLIPIVAIPISLIGAVFLMLVAGFTINLLTLLAIVLSVGLVVDDAIVMVENVERHLHSGKPPQRAALDAARELVGPIIAMTITLAAVYAPVGLQGGLTGALFREFAFTLAGAVIVSGVVALTLSPMMGSKLLRAGDTERGFAGWINRRFESVRAGYTSLLSGTLRYRPVVLTLWAILALLALPFYMFSMRELAPKEDQGVVFGIIQASPNSTLDQTKLFTQRVHDVYRSFPEAASIFQITSPTGGFGGMVTKPWSQRSKDTQQLLVESMGPLSKVPGIRVIPLTPPPLPGGGDFPVDLVIASAAEPEQLTQFANQLVQKAYASGMFIYADADLKFDQPQAEVVFDRDKLRSQGVDLSQAGRDLSTLLSGDYVNRFSIQGRSYKVIPQVKRAERLTPEQLSEIYVTGSDGKLVPLSTFAGLRTSTEPRELKKFQQLNAVRIQGVIPPGVSLDQALSYLENEARAILPQGFTLDYAGESRQLRVEGSKFLGTFLLSGILIYLVLAAQFESFRDPFIILAGSVPLALSGALLFSFLGLTTLNIYSQVGLITLVGLVSKNAILIVEFANHLQEAGREKLAAVLEAAGTRLRPILMTTAATVVGHFPLILATGPGAGARNSIGIMLVSGMIVGSLLTLFVVPSIYMLVSRARAPQISTEAAADEFGGQFPLPAYQAAAQEVAQP, from the coding sequence ATGCGATTCACCGACATCTTCGTCAAACGGCCGGTGCTTGCGATGGTGGTCAGCCTGGTGATCCTGATCGCCGGGCTGCAGTCCATCCGGTCGCTGAGCGTGCGCCAGTACCCGCGCAGCGACATCGCGGTGGTGCGGGTCTCGACCGTATACGTGGGCGCCGACGCCGACCTGGTGCGTGGATTCATCACCACGCCGCTGGAGCGGGTGATCGCGAGCGCCGACGGCATCGACTACATGGAGTCCTCGAGCACGCTCGGGCTGAGCACGATCACCGTGCACCTGAAGCTGAACTATGACACCAATGCGGCGCTGACGCAGATCCAGGCCAAGGTCGCGCAGGTGCGCAACGATCTGCCTCCCGAGGCCGAGGCTCCGGTGATCGAACTGGAGACCGCCGACACGCAGTTCGCGGCGATGTACATCGGCTTTTCGTCCACCGACCTCGATCAGAACCAGATCACCGATTATCTGACGCGAGTGGTGCAGCCCAAGCTGAGCGCCATCAGCGGGGTGCAGCGCGCCGAGATTCTCGGCGACCGCACGTTCGCCATGCGCATCTGGCTGAAGCCGGACCGGATGGCCGCGCTGGCAATCTCGCCCTCGGCGGTACAGGAGGCCCTGGCGCGCAACAACCATCTTTCCGCCCTGGGACGCACGAAAGGCTCGATGGTGTCGGTGAACCTGGTGGCCAACACCGACCTGCGCACGCCGGAGGAGTTCCGCCAACTGGTGGTGAAGGAGGAGAACGGAGTCGTCGTCCGGCTGGGCGAGATCGCCGACGTGGTGCTGGGCGCCGAGAACTACGACGAGGACGTGCGCTTCAACGGGGAAGCGGCCACCTTCATGGGTATCTGGGTGCTGCCCACCGCCAACTCGCTCGAGGTCATCAAGGAGGTGCGGAAAGCGATTCCCGAGATCGAGGCGCAGTTGCCGGCCGGGATGAAGGTCGGCATCCCCTACGATTCCACGGAATACATCCAGGATGCCATCGATGAAGTTTTGAGCACGCTGACGGAGACGCTGATCATCGTCATCCTCGTCATCTTCCTGTTCCTGGGCTCGATGAGGTCGGTGCTCATCCCCATTGTCGCCATTCCCATCTCGCTGATCGGCGCCGTGTTCCTGATGCTGGTGGCCGGTTTCACCATCAACCTGCTCACGCTGCTGGCCATCGTGCTTTCGGTCGGACTGGTGGTGGATGACGCCATCGTGATGGTGGAGAACGTCGAGCGGCACCTGCACAGCGGCAAGCCGCCGCAGCGTGCCGCGCTCGATGCGGCGCGGGAGCTGGTGGGCCCGATCATCGCGATGACCATCACTCTGGCCGCGGTGTACGCCCCGGTGGGCCTGCAGGGCGGCCTGACCGGAGCTCTGTTCCGGGAGTTCGCCTTCACCCTGGCCGGGGCCGTGATCGTTTCCGGCGTGGTGGCGCTGACGCTTTCGCCCATGATGGGTTCGAAGCTGCTGCGGGCCGGCGACACGGAACGTGGCTTTGCCGGTTGGATCAATCGCCGCTTCGAGAGCGTGCGAGCCGGCTACACCAGCCTGCTTTCCGGAACGCTTCGTTACCGGCCGGTGGTATTGACGCTGTGGGCGATCCTGGCCTTGCTGGCCTTGCCCTTCTACATGTTCTCCATGCGGGAACTGGCGCCGAAGGAGGACCAGGGCGTGGTCTTCGGGATCATCCAAGCTTCTCCCAACTCCACCCTCGACCAGACCAAGCTGTTCACGCAGCGGGTCCACGATGTCTACCGTTCATTCCCCGAGGCCGCGAGCATCTTTCAAATCACGTCTCCCACGGGCGGCTTCGGCGGGATGGTGACCAAGCCCTGGAGCCAGCGCAGCAAAGACACGCAGCAGCTCCTGGTGGAATCGATGGGGCCGCTGTCGAAGGTCCCCGGCATCCGGGTGATCCCGCTGACGCCGCCGCCGCTGCCCGGAGGCGGAGACTTCCCGGTGGACCTGGTGATCGCTTCGGCTGCGGAGCCGGAACAGCTCACGCAATTCGCCAACCAACTGGTGCAGAAGGCATATGCCAGCGGCATGTTCATCTATGCCGACGCCGACCTGAAGTTCGACCAGCCGCAGGCCGAAGTGGTGTTCGACCGCGACAAGCTGCGTTCGCAGGGAGTGGACCTCAGCCAGGCGGGCCGGGACCTCTCCACGCTGCTCAGCGGGGACTATGTGAACCGCTTCAGCATCCAGGGGCGGAGCTACAAGGTCATCCCGCAGGTGAAGCGCGCGGAGCGCTTGACGCCCGAGCAGTTGTCGGAGATCTACGTCACCGGCTCGGACGGCAAGCTGGTGCCACTATCCACCTTTGCCGGGCTGCGCACGTCCACCGAGCCGCGGGAGCTGAAGAAATTCCAGCAACTTAACGCGGTGCGCATCCAGGGCGTGATTCCGCCGGGGGTGTCGCTCGACCAGGCGCTGAGCTACCTGGAGAACGAGGCACGGGCAATCCTGCCCCAGGGCTTCACCCTCGACTACGCCGGCGAGTCGCGCCAGTTGCGGGTCGAGGGGAGCAAGTTCCTGGGCACGTTCCTGCTTTCCGGGATCCTCATCTACCTGGTGCTGGCCGCGCAATTCGAGAGCTTCCGCGACCCGTTCATCATCCTGGCGGGCTCGGTGCCGCTGGCCCTTTCCGGAGCGCTGCTGTTCTCGTTCCTGGGGCTGACCACGCTCAACATCTACAGCCAGGTAGGACTGATCACGCTGGTCGGCCTGGTTTCGAAGAACGCCATCCTCATCGTGGAGTTTGCCAACCATCTGCAGGAAGCGGGCAGAGAAAAGCTGGCCGCGGTCCTCGAAGCCGCCGGCACGCGGTTGCGGCCCATCCTGATGACCACCGCTGCCACCGTCGTGGGGCACTTTCCGCTCATTCTTGCCACTGGGCCGGGCGCGGGTGCGCGCAACAGCATCGGAATCATGCTGGTCAGCGGCATGATCGTGGGCTCACTGCTCACGCTGTTTGTGGTGCCTTCGATCTACATGCTGGTTTCGCGGGCGCGTGCGCCGCAGATCTCGACCGAGGCGGCAGCGGATGAATTCGGCGGCCAGTTCCCACTTCCCGCATACCAGGCTGCGGCGCAGGAGGTCGCTCAGCCATGA
- a CDS encoding efflux transporter outer membrane subunit has protein sequence MKWRLIPVLTAATVLAGCAVGPKYQRPAVVPPAAFRGAAPSPDPASLADAKWFEVFQDEQLQQLIRMALQENYDVREAVARVEAARAAVGIRRADQFPNVAAGADLTTLRTSSTGTIPFEQERSFGSVALNLLSFEVDVWGRLRRSTEAARAELLASEENRRAVMTTLVSDVATGYFNLLDLDMELEIARRTLATREDSLELIRKREQRGLATRLEVRQAEQLVLVAAQAIPRLEQQIEQTENQISLLLGRNPGPIARGRALRDQEQPPAVPAGLPSALLERRPDIRAAEQNLVAANAIIGVARAAYFPRISLTGFLGFQSDDLSDLFTGPARTWQFTPQLAQPIFTAGRIRSNVRLAEAQRNVALIQYERAIQTAFREVSDSLVQYEKVREVRGKQEELVETLRDRSRLSYMRYRGGVDTLLNALDADRDLFDAELRLAQVRRDELLTVVQLYRALGGGWQQ, from the coding sequence ATGAAGTGGCGGCTGATCCCCGTGCTCACGGCAGCCACGGTGCTTGCGGGCTGCGCGGTCGGCCCGAAGTACCAGCGGCCGGCCGTAGTGCCGCCGGCGGCGTTTCGCGGCGCGGCCCCGTCGCCGGACCCGGCCTCGCTGGCCGATGCGAAATGGTTCGAGGTGTTCCAGGACGAGCAACTGCAGCAACTGATCCGTATGGCGCTGCAGGAGAACTACGACGTGCGGGAGGCGGTGGCGCGCGTGGAAGCCGCGCGCGCTGCGGTGGGCATCAGGCGCGCAGACCAGTTCCCCAATGTCGCGGCCGGCGCCGACCTGACCACCCTGCGCACCTCCTCGACGGGCACGATACCCTTCGAACAGGAGCGCAGCTTCGGCAGCGTGGCGCTCAATCTGCTCTCGTTCGAGGTAGATGTCTGGGGACGCCTGCGCCGCTCGACCGAAGCCGCGCGGGCGGAGCTGCTGGCCAGCGAAGAGAATCGCCGGGCGGTGATGACCACGCTGGTGAGCGACGTGGCCACGGGCTACTTCAACCTGCTCGATCTGGACATGGAGCTGGAGATCGCCCGGCGTACGCTGGCCACGCGTGAAGATTCCCTGGAGCTGATCCGGAAGCGGGAGCAGCGAGGCCTCGCTACTAGATTGGAAGTCCGGCAAGCCGAACAGTTGGTGCTGGTCGCCGCACAAGCCATCCCCCGGCTGGAGCAGCAGATCGAGCAGACCGAGAATCAGATCAGCCTGTTGTTAGGGAGAAATCCCGGACCCATCGCGCGCGGTCGGGCCCTGCGGGATCAGGAACAGCCTCCGGCCGTGCCGGCCGGGCTGCCGTCGGCGCTGCTGGAGCGACGGCCGGACATCCGCGCCGCGGAGCAGAACCTGGTGGCTGCCAACGCCATCATCGGAGTGGCCCGGGCAGCGTACTTTCCCCGCATCAGCCTGACGGGCTTCCTGGGGTTCCAGAGCGACGACCTCTCCGACCTTTTCACCGGCCCGGCACGCACCTGGCAGTTCACGCCCCAATTGGCCCAGCCGATTTTCACCGCCGGCCGCATCCGCTCGAATGTGAGGCTGGCGGAAGCGCAGCGGAATGTCGCCCTCATCCAGTACGAGCGGGCCATCCAGACTGCGTTCCGCGAAGTGTCGGATAGCCTGGTTCAGTATGAAAAGGTGCGCGAGGTTCGCGGCAAACAGGAAGAGCTGGTGGAGACGCTTCGCGACCGGTCACGGCTTTCCTACATGCGGTATCGCGGCGGCGTGGATACGCTGTTGAATGCGCTGGACGCCGACCGCGATCTGTTCGACGCGGAGCTCCGGCTGGCTCAGGTCCGGCGCGATGAATTGCTCACGGTAGTGCAGTTGTACCGGGCGCTGGGCGGCGGCTGGCAGCAGTAA
- a CDS encoding lipid-binding SYLF domain-containing protein codes for MKRFASLLLVILLSAPAWAGDRQDEVGRLEDAGSILKEIWEAPDGGVPERVMTSAKCVAVVPSMLKGGFGWGGSYGKGVATCRTETGAWSAPAFFQVKGGSFGLQIGGEAVDLIMIIMDDRGMQALLSSKFKLGADASVAAGPVGRHAEGMTDWKLRAQVLTYSRARGVFAGVSLNGAAIHQDKDATRDFFGRMVRFKTILTGVVPPPEGSAPFLTAVARYSTPAEEESEKTAAGGKP; via the coding sequence ATGAAGAGATTCGCATCACTGTTGCTGGTTATTCTGCTTTCCGCGCCGGCGTGGGCGGGCGATCGTCAGGACGAAGTCGGACGGCTGGAGGATGCCGGGTCCATTCTGAAAGAGATTTGGGAAGCGCCTGACGGGGGCGTTCCCGAGCGCGTCATGACTTCCGCGAAGTGTGTCGCCGTCGTGCCTTCCATGCTGAAGGGGGGCTTCGGCTGGGGCGGCTCCTACGGCAAAGGCGTGGCCACCTGCCGCACGGAAACCGGCGCGTGGAGCGCGCCCGCGTTCTTCCAGGTGAAAGGCGGGAGCTTCGGTCTGCAGATCGGCGGCGAAGCCGTGGACCTGATCATGATCATCATGGACGACCGCGGGATGCAGGCGCTGCTCTCGAGCAAGTTCAAGCTGGGCGCGGATGCCAGCGTGGCCGCGGGACCGGTGGGCCGCCACGCCGAGGGCATGACCGACTGGAAGCTGCGCGCCCAGGTGCTGACGTATTCGCGGGCGCGCGGCGTGTTCGCCGGCGTGAGCCTGAACGGCGCCGCCATCCATCAGGACAAGGACGCCACCCGCGACTTCTTCGGGCGTATGGTGCGCTTCAAGACCATCCTGACCGGCGTGGTGCCGCCGCCCGAAGGCTCGGCGCCGTTCCTCACCGCGGTGGCACGGTACTCGACGCCGGCGGAAGAAGAGAGCGAGAAGACGGCCGCGGGCGGGAAACCGTAG
- a CDS encoding cytochrome c, whose product MRHLLTLAALAVFAALTACQVSTPGSLETKVVKEVKQVTIGGKDWKNPVPDTKENAAEGGTHFQHHCQICHGLDGQKTGVPFAEKMDPPVPDLTEKEIQEYTDGQLKWIIENGIAPSGMPAWKGILTDDEMWKMVLYIRHLPPKGSLGVPGIYKEEAEAHEHTKSEGGKTHTHQDGKEHKH is encoded by the coding sequence GTGAGACATCTTCTGACTTTGGCCGCCCTCGCCGTTTTCGCTGCCCTCACGGCCTGCCAGGTCTCCACGCCCGGCAGCCTGGAAACCAAGGTCGTCAAAGAGGTGAAGCAGGTCACCATCGGCGGCAAGGACTGGAAGAATCCGGTCCCGGACACGAAAGAAAACGCGGCGGAAGGCGGCACGCACTTCCAGCATCATTGCCAGATCTGCCACGGCCTCGACGGCCAGAAGACCGGCGTCCCCTTCGCCGAAAAGATGGACCCGCCCGTCCCCGACCTGACCGAGAAGGAGATCCAGGAATACACCGACGGGCAGCTCAAGTGGATCATCGAGAACGGCATCGCGCCCTCGGGCATGCCCGCGTGGAAAGGCATCCTCACCGACGATGAGATGTGGAAGATGGTGCTCTACATCCGCCATCTGCCGCCCAAAGGAAGCCTGGGCGTTCCCGGCATCTACAAAGAGGAAGCCGAGGCGCACGAGCACACGAAGTCAGAGGGCGGCAAGACGCACACGCACCAGGACGGCAAGGAACACAAGCACTGA
- a CDS encoding lysophospholipid acyltransferase family protein produces the protein MRHRLEYAPVWLLVHGIGALPRALARAAGILIAAMVYLLHVRLRRVGLRNLELAFPEKSSAERRRILRRLFVHLGRQLAEFCLLLSYTKENVTRVAVYDGFENYEEARRRGKGVIFLTAHLGGWELGSFVHSLHGHPLHIVVRPLDNPYVGRLVDSYRTRHGNTTFGKQDFARGLLSALRAGETVGILMDQNITPPQGVFVDFFGIPACTASGPARVALRTDCAVVPAFTIWDEHLRKYRIRFEPALTLVRTGDDEADAVANTALFNQAIEAHIRQYPDQWLWVHRRWKTRPEGAPSLYEG, from the coding sequence ATGCGTCACCGACTCGAGTATGCGCCGGTGTGGCTGCTGGTGCACGGCATCGGCGCGCTGCCGCGGGCGCTGGCGCGCGCGGCGGGGATTCTCATCGCGGCGATGGTCTACCTGCTCCACGTGCGTTTGCGTCGTGTGGGCCTGCGCAACCTGGAGCTGGCGTTCCCGGAGAAATCGTCCGCCGAGCGGCGCCGCATCCTGCGCCGGCTGTTCGTTCACCTCGGACGTCAACTGGCGGAGTTCTGCCTGCTGCTGAGCTACACGAAGGAGAACGTCACGCGGGTGGCAGTCTATGACGGCTTCGAGAACTATGAAGAAGCGCGCCGCCGTGGCAAGGGCGTCATCTTTCTGACGGCGCATCTGGGCGGTTGGGAACTCGGCTCATTCGTACACTCGCTCCACGGCCATCCGCTGCACATCGTGGTGCGGCCTCTGGACAATCCCTACGTCGGGCGGCTGGTGGATTCCTATCGCACGCGTCACGGCAATACCACGTTCGGCAAGCAGGACTTTGCCCGCGGGCTGCTCTCCGCGCTGCGTGCCGGGGAGACGGTCGGCATCCTGATGGACCAGAACATCACTCCGCCACAGGGAGTATTCGTTGATTTTTTCGGCATCCCGGCGTGCACAGCCAGCGGACCGGCGCGGGTGGCGCTGCGCACCGACTGCGCGGTCGTCCCGGCGTTTACCATCTGGGACGAGCACCTGCGCAAGTACCGCATCCGCTTCGAGCCGGCACTCACGCTGGTTCGCACGGGCGACGATGAGGCCGATGCCGTGGCCAACACCGCGCTGTTCAACCAGGCCATTGAGGCTCATATCCGCCAGTATCCCGACCAGTGGTTGTGGGTTCATCGGCGGTGGAAGACAAGGCCGGAAGGAGCACCTTCGCTCTATGAAGGGTGA
- the lpxD gene encoding UDP-3-O-(3-hydroxymyristoyl)glucosamine N-acyltransferase, which translates to MKYSLKEIAEAAGAKLVGNAALEIGGVAAIPTAEPDDLVFAESEALLEEALASRAGAVVTGEFGASAKTNKPLLISPKPRLAFIRAAAFIRPHRRREPGVHSTAIVHESAKLGKGVSVAPYAVIGESVVIGERTRIGPGACISSKVKIGVECYVDAHVTIYSGTTLGNRVTVLANSVLGSDGFGYVRDETTGRYEKFPQLGTLEIGDDVEIGAGCTVDRGALGPTVIERGVKLDNLVHVAHNVRIGENVVIAAQTGISGSSVVEKDVIVGGQVGIADHVRIEEGAILGAQSGIPSKKVIRGKGVVFWGTPARPIKEYLKELAALARLARKER; encoded by the coding sequence ATGAAATACAGCCTGAAAGAGATTGCTGAAGCCGCGGGCGCGAAGCTGGTGGGAAACGCCGCGCTGGAGATCGGCGGGGTGGCCGCGATTCCCACGGCGGAGCCGGATGACCTGGTGTTCGCGGAGTCCGAAGCTCTGCTGGAGGAAGCGCTGGCGTCGCGTGCGGGTGCGGTGGTAACGGGCGAGTTCGGCGCTTCGGCGAAGACGAACAAGCCGCTGCTGATTTCCCCCAAGCCACGCCTGGCGTTCATCCGCGCGGCGGCGTTCATCCGCCCGCACCGGCGCAGGGAGCCGGGCGTGCACTCGACCGCCATCGTGCACGAATCGGCGAAGCTGGGGAAAGGCGTCTCGGTCGCCCCCTACGCCGTGATCGGTGAGAGCGTCGTCATCGGCGAACGCACGCGCATCGGGCCGGGAGCGTGCATCTCTTCCAAGGTGAAGATCGGCGTGGAGTGCTACGTGGATGCTCACGTCACCATCTATTCCGGCACCACGCTGGGCAACCGGGTGACGGTGCTGGCCAACTCCGTGCTGGGCAGCGACGGCTTCGGTTACGTGCGCGACGAGACCACGGGCCGCTACGAGAAGTTTCCGCAACTGGGCACGCTGGAGATCGGCGACGACGTCGAGATCGGCGCCGGCTGCACCGTGGACCGCGGCGCGCTCGGCCCCACCGTGATCGAGCGGGGCGTCAAGCTGGACAACCTCGTGCACGTGGCCCACAACGTGCGCATCGGCGAGAACGTGGTGATCGCCGCGCAGACCGGCATCTCCGGCAGTTCGGTGGTGGAAAAAGACGTGATCGTGGGCGGGCAGGTGGGCATCGCCGACCATGTGCGCATTGAAGAGGGAGCTATTCTGGGCGCGCAGTCGGGCATCCCGTCGAAAAAAGTCATCCGCGGCAAGGGCGTGGTGTTCTGGGGAACTCCGGCGCGGCCCATCAAGGAGTACCTCAAGGAACTGGCGGCGTTGGCGCGACTTGCTCGGAAAGAAAGGTAG
- a CDS encoding dihydrofolate reductase family protein — MRPFEILFDKSEPGEREDAAYGSYGWLGFPPAPEDRPWVFTNFVQSLDGIVSLRGRQASGFHIAQSEEDRWLMDLLRAHADALLVGVNTLREECASGSYGPRGPVYRIVHPDLAELRQRLGRGRETCIFVTGRGDLDLAAYRAFDGDHVDAVVLTTHEGAKRVQGREARPHVRVLAVEGGRWVDLLAALRLLRRDLHVRYLLSEGGPTLNGHLTRAGLVDERFLTVSPVEVGQVVPVKQERAPGEPDGVPLLRPTSLAGPGFTKDDALHWRWLSCRKAGDHQFVRYRRK, encoded by the coding sequence ATGAGACCCTTCGAGATCCTCTTCGACAAGAGCGAGCCCGGCGAGCGGGAGGACGCCGCGTACGGCTCCTACGGCTGGCTGGGGTTCCCGCCGGCGCCGGAAGACCGGCCGTGGGTCTTCACCAATTTCGTGCAGTCGCTGGACGGCATCGTGTCATTGCGCGGGCGACAGGCTTCCGGCTTCCACATTGCGCAGTCGGAAGAAGACCGCTGGCTCATGGATCTGCTCCGCGCGCACGCCGACGCCTTGCTGGTCGGCGTGAACACGCTTCGGGAGGAATGCGCCTCCGGCAGTTACGGCCCGCGCGGGCCGGTGTATCGCATCGTGCATCCGGACCTGGCAGAGTTACGCCAGCGGCTGGGCCGCGGGCGCGAAACCTGCATCTTCGTGACCGGTAGGGGCGACCTCGATCTCGCCGCCTACCGCGCGTTCGACGGAGACCACGTGGACGCCGTGGTGCTCACCACGCATGAAGGGGCGAAGCGTGTGCAGGGCCGCGAAGCCCGGCCCCACGTGCGCGTCCTCGCCGTTGAAGGCGGCCGGTGGGTGGACTTGCTGGCCGCCCTGCGCCTGCTGCGGCGCGACCTGCATGTGCGCTATTTGCTGAGCGAGGGCGGGCCGACTTTGAACGGGCACCTGACGCGCGCCGGACTGGTGGACGAGCGCTTCCTTACCGTCTCGCCGGTGGAAGTAGGGCAGGTGGTCCCGGTCAAGCAGGAACGCGCTCCCGGCGAGCCCGACGGGGTGCCGCTGCTTCGTCCCACCTCGCTCGCCGGCCCGGGCTTCACCAAGGACGACGCCCTGCATTGGCGCTGGCTGAGCTGCCGCAAAGCGGGAGATCATCAGTTCGTGAGGTATCGGCGGAAATAG